One genomic window of Cuculus canorus isolate bCucCan1 chromosome 11, bCucCan1.pri, whole genome shotgun sequence includes the following:
- the MFSD5 gene encoding molybdate-anion transporter, producing MLLVSYSACALLLAACLALELAACRSRHPATPHHANPAFRHFQRGYYFGYLPALAADWLQGPYLYKLYQHYHFLEGQIAILYVCGFASSIVFGLVSSSLVDRLGRKKSCVLFSLTYSICCLVKLSRDYLVLAVGRVLGGLSTALLFSAFEAWYVHEHVERYDFPTEWIAVTFSQTAFWNNVIAVGAGGAADFFAEWLGLGPVAPFMVSIPLLVLSGVFAVKNWDENYGKKRAFSKTCGDGLKCLLSDRRILLLGTIQALFESVIYIFIFLWTPVLDPHGAPLGIVFSSFMAASMLGSSLYRLAISKRYHLQPIHLLSLAVLLVFFSLFMLTFSTSPGQESPAESFLAFLLIELSCGLYFPAMGFLRRKVVPEKDRVGVMNWFRLPLNLLACLGLLVLHDSDRQTGTRSMFGLCAAVALLALLAVGRLFTLSRHDAELRLPAPSGQSDTADAVPEL from the coding sequence ATGCTCCTTGTGTCCTACTCTGCCTGTGCTCTCCTCCTGGCTGCTTGCCTGGCGCTGGAGCTGGCGGCCTGCCGCTCCCGCCACCCCGCCACTCCCCACCATGCCAACCCAGCCTTCCGCCACTTCCAGCGTGGCTACTACTTTGGCTATTTGCCCGCACTCGCTGCTGACTGGCTGCAGGGACCCTACCTCTACAAACTGTACCAGCACTACCACTTCCTGGAGGGACAGATCGCCATCCTCTACGTCTGTGGCTTCGCCTCCAGCATTGTTTTTGGGTTGGTTTCCTCTTCTTTAGTAGACCGATTGGGTCGGAAAAAGTCCTGTGTCCTTTTTTCCCTGACCTACTCAATTTGTTGTTTGGTCAAACTCTCCCGGGATTATCTGGTGCTGGCAGTGGGGAGGGTTTTAGGAGGGTTGTCCACAGCGTTGCTCTTCTCCGCCTTTGAGGCGTGGTATGTCCACGAGCATGTGGAGCGGTATGATTTTCCAACTGAGTGGATTGCTGTCACCTTCTCCCAGACTGCTTTTTGGAACAACGTCATCGCCGTcggggcaggaggggcagctGATTTCTTCGCTGAGTGGTTGGGGTTGGGCCCGGTGGCTCCATTCATGGTCTCCATCCCCCTCCTGGTGCTGTCGGGGGTCTTTGCCGTGAAAAATTGGGATGAAAACTATGGAAAGAAACGAGCTTTCTCCAAAACCTGCGGTGATGGTTTGAAGTGCCTCCTCTCCGACCGGCGCATCCTTCTCCTCGGCACCATCCAGGCTCTGTTTGAAAGTGTTATCTacatcttcatcttcctctggACCCCTGTCCTGGATCCCCACGGCGCTCCTTTGGGCATTGTCTTCTCCAGCTTCATGGCTGCCAGCATGCTGGGCTCCTCGCTGTACCGCCTGGCCATCTCCAAGAGATACCACCTCCAGCCTatccacctcctctccctcgCCGTCCTCCTggtcttcttctccctctttatGCTCACCTTCTCCACCAGCCCCGGCCAAGAGAGCCCTGCCGAGTCCTTCCTCGCCTTCCTCCTCATCGAACTCTCCTGCGGGCTCTACTTCCCAGCCATGGGCTTTCTCCGACGGAAAGTAGTGCCAGAGAAGGATCGTGTGGGGGTGATGAACTGGTTTCGCCTCCCCCTGAACTTACTGGCCTGTCTGGGCTTACTGGTCCTCCACGACAGCGACCGTCAGACAGGCACCAGGAGCATGTTTGGCCTTTGTGCGGCCGTCGcgctgctggctctgctggccGTCGGCCGCCTCTTCACGCTCAGCCGCCACGATGCCGAGCTCCGCCTGCCCGCTCCTTCGGGACAGAGCGACACCGCTGATGCCGTGCCCGAGCTGTGA